In a genomic window of Candidatus Hydrogenedentota bacterium:
- a CDS encoding PTS sugar transporter subunit IIA: protein MKGPDGMILTKYITKPCIVPDLQATTKADALKELTHLLFEKRKLDGAGLALEQILAREVTESTGIGRGIAVPHARITGMKQLACAVGRVPQGLDFKAVDRKPTHLIFLICYPPSEQTTYLNFVATVAKLLSDANHLRAMLEAETADDMFDLLEQTSQTFTETHEERLQKLKADPAIAKTADGNADLILLARLQLCHEMMQSSRTGKTQIQKRIDTIRSLVEPRILNHFDKLMKSRKPALVPVEGDTCQGCFMKLPSKFVQQVRQDPNHIHTCMNCSRFIYVV, encoded by the coding sequence GTGAAGGGACCAGACGGAATGATCCTGACGAAGTACATTACGAAGCCGTGCATTGTGCCTGATTTGCAGGCGACGACGAAGGCAGACGCCCTTAAAGAGTTGACCCACTTGCTGTTCGAGAAGCGTAAGCTCGACGGAGCCGGATTGGCTTTGGAGCAGATTCTTGCGCGCGAGGTTACCGAGAGTACGGGAATCGGCAGGGGCATTGCCGTGCCGCACGCGCGTATAACGGGCATGAAGCAATTGGCTTGCGCGGTGGGGCGCGTACCCCAGGGACTCGACTTCAAAGCGGTCGACCGCAAGCCCACGCACCTCATTTTCCTGATTTGCTATCCGCCGTCGGAGCAGACGACGTACCTCAATTTTGTCGCGACCGTGGCCAAACTATTGAGCGACGCAAACCATCTCCGCGCAATGTTGGAGGCGGAAACCGCCGACGACATGTTTGACCTTCTGGAGCAGACTTCGCAGACGTTCACGGAAACGCACGAGGAGCGCTTGCAGAAGCTGAAGGCGGACCCTGCCATCGCGAAGACGGCAGACGGCAACGCGGACCTGATTTTGCTGGCCCGGTTGCAGTTGTGCCACGAGATGATGCAGAGCTCGCGCACCGGCAAGACGCAGATTCAGAAGCGAATCGATACGATTCGCAGCTTGGTGGAGCCGCGCATTCTGAATCACTTCGACAAGCTGATGAAGAGCCGGAAACCAGCGCTGGTGCCGGTGGAAGGCGACACGTGTCAAGGCTGTTTCATGAAGCTGCCGTCGAAGTTTGTTCAGCAAGTGCGGCAGGACCCGAACCACATCCATACGTGCATGAACTGCAGCAGGTTTATTTACGTCGTGTAG
- a CDS encoding cyclic nucleotide-binding domain-containing protein: MSVNPKFDEIARRVPLFNGLSSEDVAKIFSKGMTMTVEKGNVIFYQGTTGNQMYVVLGGRVELYDRKKLIATLRTGDLFGEMAVINGEPRSASAVASETARLFVLSETVFQRLMEKRVAIRILLNVIGTMSRRLRDMNTKLIEAKAKETEDVTEQP; encoded by the coding sequence ATGTCTGTAAATCCGAAGTTCGATGAGATCGCCCGGCGTGTCCCTCTGTTCAACGGACTGAGTTCGGAGGACGTCGCCAAGATATTCTCGAAGGGCATGACCATGACCGTCGAGAAGGGCAATGTTATTTTCTATCAAGGCACGACGGGCAACCAGATGTATGTGGTGCTTGGAGGCCGGGTAGAACTGTATGACCGCAAGAAACTGATAGCGACGTTGCGAACGGGCGACTTGTTCGGCGAGATGGCCGTGATAAACGGCGAGCCGCGCAGCGCGTCCGCTGTGGCATCGGAAACGGCACGGCTTTTCGTGTTGAGCGAGACGGTGTTTCAGCGGTTGATGGAAAAACGAGTCGCCATACGCATACTTCTGAACGTCATTGGCACAATGAGCCGTCGCCTTCGAGACATGAACACCAAGCTCATTGAGGCGAAAGCGAAAGAGACCGAAGACGTAACCGAACAGCCATGA
- a CDS encoding beta-lactamase family protein — translation MPTSITRRDLFLRGAALAVAGAGVVSAQVETAPPSGDLGRLDAVVADCLMRSGVPGLSLAIIRGGRVDQVRGYGIANKNTKKAVTPATVFQAASLTKPMTAYCVMRMVERGAISLDAPVIRYMASPVASNDAMASEITVRTILAHTSGLPNWENGRWPMRMRFRPGESFGYSSEAYNYLQRVVETVTAQPLADALQKEVAEPLGLRETSFVWRDEYEATAAAGYEWDGTPVRAVSHPTEASGAGSLHTTPRDFAEFMLALMASQTTPVRGANYCSVRMMLGPQVQLSPNLAWGLGWGLHLSDDGDRFWHFGDSRGYMSYATGSRTTGSGLVVFTNGRHGLRVAHKVAACVCDHQDPVFNWIYDVFYEGKLRQWPDPSHPVPPKKAVAPRRKTQSKSKSKSKKR, via the coding sequence ATGCCTACCTCCATTACTCGGCGAGATCTATTCCTGCGAGGCGCGGCATTGGCGGTTGCAGGCGCGGGTGTTGTGTCCGCACAAGTCGAAACGGCCCCGCCGTCGGGCGATTTAGGCAGGCTGGATGCTGTTGTCGCGGATTGTCTGATGCGATCGGGGGTTCCCGGGCTTTCGTTGGCCATCATTCGAGGCGGGCGCGTTGACCAGGTGCGGGGGTATGGGATAGCGAACAAGAACACGAAGAAGGCCGTTACGCCGGCAACGGTGTTTCAGGCTGCGTCGCTTACCAAGCCAATGACGGCCTACTGTGTGATGCGCATGGTCGAGCGGGGGGCGATCTCTCTTGACGCACCGGTCATTCGCTACATGGCGAGCCCCGTTGCGTCCAACGACGCGATGGCCAGCGAGATCACGGTGCGCACGATACTTGCACACACCAGCGGGCTTCCCAATTGGGAGAACGGACGTTGGCCGATGCGGATGCGCTTTCGGCCCGGCGAGAGCTTCGGGTATTCGAGCGAGGCGTACAACTATCTTCAACGGGTGGTGGAGACCGTGACCGCACAGCCTCTCGCGGATGCGCTGCAGAAGGAAGTCGCCGAACCGTTAGGACTACGCGAGACGAGTTTTGTTTGGCGTGATGAATACGAAGCAACGGCCGCTGCCGGTTACGAGTGGGACGGCACGCCCGTTCGCGCGGTGAGCCATCCGACCGAGGCGAGCGGCGCCGGTTCGCTTCACACGACGCCTCGAGATTTCGCGGAGTTTATGCTTGCCCTCATGGCCAGCCAGACGACGCCGGTTCGCGGAGCGAACTATTGCAGCGTGCGCATGATGCTGGGGCCTCAAGTACAGCTTTCGCCGAATTTGGCGTGGGGGCTTGGGTGGGGATTGCATCTTTCCGACGATGGAGACCGGTTCTGGCACTTCGGTGACAGCCGTGGGTATATGAGCTACGCCACCGGATCGCGCACTACGGGATCCGGATTGGTCGTATTCACGAATGGCCGTCACGGATTGCGCGTGGCGCACAAAGTTGCCGCGTGCGTCTGCGACCATCAGGACCCGGTGTTCAATTGGATATACGACGTGTTTTACGAAGGCAAGTTGAGGCAGTGGCCTGATCCATCGCACCCGGTTCCGCCAAAGAAAGCCGTTGCACCTCGCCGCAAGACACAAAGCAAGAGCAAAAGTAAGAGCAAGAAGAGGTAA